One Glycine max cultivar Williams 82 chromosome 4, Glycine_max_v4.0, whole genome shotgun sequence DNA segment encodes these proteins:
- the LOC100499632 gene encoding eukaryotic translation initiation factor 5A3, producing MSDEEHHFESKADAGASKTYPQQAGTIRKNGYIVIKGRPCKVVEVSTSKTGKHGHAKCHFVGIDIFTAKKLEDIVPSSHNCDVPHVNRTDYQLIDIAEDGFLSLLTENGNTKDDLKLPTDESLLTQIKDGFAEGKDLVVSVMSAMGEEQICALKDIGPKN from the exons ATGTCGGACGAAGAGCACCATTTCGAATCCAAGGCCGATGCCGGAGCCTCCAAGACCTATCCTCAGCAGGCCGGAACCATCCGCAAAAACGGCTACATCGTCATCAAGGGTCGTCCCTGCAAG GTTGTTGAAGTTTCTACTTCCAAGACTGGTAAGCACGGCCATGCTAAGTGTCACTTTGTTGGGATTGATATTTTCACTGCCAAGAAGCTTGAAGATATTGTGCCCTCTTCCCACAACTGTGAT GTTCCCCATGTGAATCGTACTGATTACCAGTTGATTGACATTGCTGAGGATGGATTT CTTAGCTTGCTTACTGAAAATGGGAACACCAAGGATGACCTGAAGTTACCTACAGATGAGAGTCTGCTTACTCAG ATAAAGGATGGGTTTGCTGAGGGTAAGGACCTTGTTGTGTCAGTTATGTCTGCAATGGGTGAGGAGCAGATTTGTGCACTGAAGGATATTGGGCCAAAGAACTAG
- the LOC100499632 gene encoding eukaryotic translation initiation factor 5A3 isoform X1, which translates to MSDEEHHFESKADAGASKTYPQQAGTIRKNGYIVIKGRPCKVVEVSTSKTGKHGHAKCHFVGIDIFTAKKLEDIVPSSHNCDVPHVNRTDYQLIDIAEDGFIKDGFAEGKDLVVSVMSAMGEEQICALKDIGPKN; encoded by the exons ATGTCGGACGAAGAGCACCATTTCGAATCCAAGGCCGATGCCGGAGCCTCCAAGACCTATCCTCAGCAGGCCGGAACCATCCGCAAAAACGGCTACATCGTCATCAAGGGTCGTCCCTGCAAG GTTGTTGAAGTTTCTACTTCCAAGACTGGTAAGCACGGCCATGCTAAGTGTCACTTTGTTGGGATTGATATTTTCACTGCCAAGAAGCTTGAAGATATTGTGCCCTCTTCCCACAACTGTGAT GTTCCCCATGTGAATCGTACTGATTACCAGTTGATTGACATTGCTGAGGATGGATTT ATAAAGGATGGGTTTGCTGAGGGTAAGGACCTTGTTGTGTCAGTTATGTCTGCAATGGGTGAGGAGCAGATTTGTGCACTGAAGGATATTGGGCCAAAGAACTAG